One Sphingomonas sabuli genomic region harbors:
- the tsf gene encoding translation elongation factor Ts produces the protein MAEVTAATVKELRERTGAGMMDCKKALNENNGDMEASVDWLRAKGLAAAAKKAGRTAAEGLVGLAVEGTRGAAVEVNSETDFVAKNDQFQDFVRNVAELALKADGDIEALKTASYPGGGTVEEKLTDNIATIGENQSLRRSTLLSVTNGAVVPYVHNAVAPNLGKIGVLVALESEADADTLQSIGKQIAMHIAAANPLALNADDLDPELVERERGIAMEKARESGKPDNIIEKMVEGGLNKFRKENALLSQLFVMDNKTAVADVLATAGKEAGSAITISEFVRFQLGEGIEKEQGDFAAEVAAAAGQKKDEPVA, from the coding sequence ATGGCTGAAGTCACCGCCGCTACCGTCAAGGAACTGCGCGAGCGCACCGGCGCCGGCATGATGGATTGCAAGAAGGCGCTCAACGAGAATAACGGCGACATGGAAGCGTCGGTCGACTGGCTGCGCGCCAAGGGCCTCGCCGCTGCCGCCAAGAAGGCGGGCCGTACCGCCGCCGAAGGCCTTGTCGGCCTGGCTGTCGAAGGCACGCGCGGCGCCGCCGTCGAAGTCAATTCGGAAACCGACTTCGTCGCCAAGAACGACCAGTTCCAGGACTTCGTCCGCAACGTCGCCGAGCTCGCGCTCAAGGCGGACGGCGACATCGAAGCGTTGAAGACTGCCTCCTATCCGGGCGGCGGAACGGTCGAGGAAAAGCTGACCGACAACATCGCCACCATCGGCGAGAACCAGTCGCTGCGCCGGTCGACGCTGTTGAGCGTGACCAATGGCGCGGTCGTGCCTTACGTGCACAACGCGGTCGCTCCGAACCTTGGCAAGATCGGCGTGCTCGTCGCGCTTGAAAGCGAAGCCGATGCCGACACGCTGCAGTCGATCGGCAAGCAGATCGCGATGCACATCGCCGCGGCCAACCCGCTGGCGCTGAACGCCGACGATCTCGATCCCGAACTGGTCGAGCGCGAACGTGGCATCGCGATGGAAAAGGCTCGCGAAAGCGGCAAGCCCGACAACATCATCGAAAAGATGGTCGAAGGTGGTCTCAACAAGTTCCGCAAGGAAAACGCTCTGCTGTCTCAGCTGTTCGTGATGGACAACAAGACTGCGGTTGCCGACGTCCTTGCCACTGCCGGCAAGGAAGCCGGCTCGGCGATCACGATCTCCGAGTTCGTCCGCTTCC
- the rpsB gene encoding 30S ribosomal protein S2 → MAAPVVTLQQLLEAGSHFGHQTHRWNPRMKPYIFGDRNGVHIIDLSQTVPLFSRALDFVQQTVARGGKVLFVGTKRQAQDPIAEAAGASGQHFVNHRWLGGMLTNWKTISNSIKRFKSLEEQLGGDTAGLTKKEVLQLTRERDKLEKSLGGIRDMGGLPDVMFVVDTNKEELAVKEANTLGIPVVAILDSNSDPTGIAFPVPGNDDASRAIRLYCDAIANAAMSGRSGEAQAKGVDIGAMAEPPAEAALQA, encoded by the coding sequence ATGGCGGCCCCTGTCGTCACCCTGCAGCAATTGCTCGAAGCCGGATCGCATTTCGGCCACCAGACCCACCGCTGGAATCCGCGGATGAAGCCGTACATTTTCGGCGACCGCAACGGTGTTCACATCATCGATCTGTCGCAGACCGTGCCGCTGTTCTCGCGCGCGCTCGATTTCGTTCAGCAGACCGTTGCCCGCGGCGGCAAGGTGCTGTTCGTCGGCACCAAGCGCCAGGCGCAGGACCCGATCGCGGAAGCGGCGGGCGCCAGCGGCCAGCATTTCGTCAACCACCGCTGGCTCGGCGGCATGCTGACCAACTGGAAGACCATTTCCAACTCGATCAAGCGCTTCAAGAGCCTTGAAGAGCAGCTCGGCGGCGACACCGCCGGCCTGACAAAGAAGGAAGTTCTCCAGCTGACCCGCGAGCGCGACAAGCTCGAAAAGTCGCTGGGCGGCATTCGCGACATGGGCGGCCTGCCGGACGTCATGTTCGTCGTCGACACCAACAAGGAAGAGCTGGCGGTCAAGGAAGCCAACACGCTGGGCATCCCGGTCGTTGCCATCCTCGATTCGAACAGCGATCCGACGGGCATCGCTTTCCCGGTTCCGGGCAACGATGACGCCAGCCGCGCCATTCGCCTGTATTGCGACGCCATCGCCAATGCCGCCATGTCCGGCCGCAGCGGCGAAGCGCAGGCCAAGGGCGTGGATATCGGCGCGATGGCCGAGCCGCCCGCGGAAGCCGCGCTCCAGGCTTAA
- a CDS encoding CDP-alcohol phosphatidyltransferase family protein — protein MSDGREGRAGIPFRALAPNAVTALALCFGLTGVRFAITAAEGNPNHWEIALACIVGAGVLDAMDGRIARLLRADSRFGAELDSLSDVIAFGVAPALIMFLWSLHEAPQFGWTASLTIALACALRLARFNARIDADDQPHKSAGYLTGVPAPAGAGVAFIPIYLWLITGNDEFRAWYVTMPWIIVVALLMISSVATFSWSSLRIRRSSRIFALAGIGLLGAALLTNPWLTLLAIAGLYAAMIPFSVASYARVRRRRATASGPSAAPASLHGDG, from the coding sequence GTGAGCGACGGCCGCGAGGGCAGGGCCGGCATTCCATTTCGCGCGCTGGCGCCCAACGCCGTCACCGCTCTCGCGTTATGCTTCGGCCTGACCGGCGTGCGCTTTGCGATCACCGCGGCGGAGGGCAACCCCAATCATTGGGAAATCGCCTTGGCCTGTATCGTCGGGGCGGGCGTGCTCGACGCGATGGACGGGCGGATCGCGCGGCTGCTGCGCGCCGACAGCCGTTTCGGCGCAGAACTCGACAGCCTGTCCGACGTCATCGCCTTTGGGGTCGCGCCGGCGCTGATCATGTTCCTGTGGTCGCTGCATGAGGCGCCGCAGTTCGGCTGGACCGCCTCGTTGACAATCGCGCTCGCCTGCGCGCTGCGCCTGGCGCGGTTCAACGCGCGGATTGATGCCGACGATCAGCCGCACAAGTCCGCCGGCTACCTTACTGGTGTGCCCGCGCCCGCCGGGGCAGGGGTGGCGTTCATCCCGATCTATCTGTGGCTGATTACCGGCAACGACGAATTCCGGGCCTGGTACGTCACCATGCCGTGGATCATCGTAGTAGCCTTGCTGATGATTTCGAGCGTCGCGACCTTCAGCTGGTCCAGCCTGCGCATTCGCCGCTCATCGAGGATATTCGCGCTCGCGGGCATCGGCCTGCTCGGCGCGGCGCTGCTGACCAACCCGTGGCTTACCTTGCTCGCGATCGCGGGACTGTACGCCGCGATGATCCCGTTCAGCGTCGCCAGCTATGCCCGGGTCAGGCGGCGTCGCGCCACTGCATCCGGACCGTCCGCGGCGCCGGCATCGCTTCACGGCGACGGCTGA
- a CDS encoding phosphatidylserine decarboxylase produces MPELEKPDNPLVTTNVKWRFPSVHPEGRKFLLIAAVLTIVVYSGISHFVGWLLVGLTIWVAAFFRDPIRTTPEGANLIVAPADGLITMIAKVPPPRELAGAGMLEDAEMTRVSIFMSVFDVHINRSPVAGRVLKMAYVPGKFLNADLDKASEDNERQHFLIEAAGGYKIGVTQIAGLVARRILTFVQEGESVGAGQRIGLIRFGSRVDVYLPAGTGPLVLLGQRSIAGETVLADLGLDPKLKGTSQ; encoded by the coding sequence ATGCCTGAGCTCGAAAAGCCGGACAATCCGCTCGTCACCACCAACGTCAAATGGCGTTTTCCGTCCGTTCACCCGGAGGGACGCAAGTTCCTGCTCATCGCCGCGGTCCTCACGATCGTGGTGTACAGCGGGATCAGCCATTTCGTCGGCTGGCTGCTGGTCGGATTGACGATCTGGGTCGCCGCATTCTTCCGCGATCCCATCCGCACGACGCCTGAAGGGGCCAACCTGATCGTCGCCCCGGCCGACGGCCTGATCACCATGATCGCCAAGGTGCCGCCTCCACGCGAACTGGCCGGCGCCGGTATGCTCGAGGACGCGGAGATGACCCGCGTGTCGATTTTCATGAGCGTGTTCGACGTCCACATTAATCGCTCGCCGGTGGCGGGACGGGTGCTGAAGATGGCCTATGTGCCGGGCAAGTTTCTCAACGCCGATCTAGACAAGGCCAGCGAGGACAATGAGCGGCAGCATTTCCTGATTGAGGCCGCTGGCGGCTACAAGATCGGCGTCACCCAGATCGCCGGCTTGGTCGCACGCCGCATCCTGACCTTTGTCCAGGAAGGCGAAAGCGTCGGCGCGGGCCAACGCATCGGCCTGATCCGCTTCGGCAGTCGGGTCGACGTCTATCTGCCCGCTGGAACCGGGCCGCTGGTCCTGCTCGGCCAGCGCTCGATCGCCGGCGAGACCGTGCTTGCTGACCTGGGGCTCGACCCGAAGCTCAAGGGCACCAGCCAGTGA
- a CDS encoding NADP-dependent isocitrate dehydrogenase: MAKIKVKNPVVELDGDEMTRIIWQWIRERLILPYLDVDLLYYDLSVEKRDETDDKITVEAAESIRQHGVGVKCATITPDEARVEEFGLKKMWKSPNGTIRNILGGVVFREPIVMDNVPRIIPGWTDPIVVGRHAFGDQYKATDFLVPGPGKLTMKWTGENGEELDYEVFDFPSSGVAMGMYNLDESIRDFAHACFNYGHNRGWPVYLSTKNTILKAYDGRFKDIFQEIYESDYKAKFEEAGIEYQHRLIDDMVASALKWSGKFIWACKNYDGDVQSDQVAQGFGSLGLMTSVLMTPDGKTVEAEAAHGTVTRHYRMHQQGKATSTNPIASIFAWAEGLKYRGKFDETPDVVRFAETLEKVCVDTVEGGQMTKDLAILVGPEQPWLTTEQFFEAIRANLEKAMAAWA; encoded by the coding sequence ATGGCCAAGATCAAGGTGAAGAATCCGGTCGTCGAACTCGACGGCGACGAAATGACTCGAATCATCTGGCAGTGGATTCGCGAACGGTTGATCCTGCCCTATCTCGACGTCGACCTGCTTTATTATGACTTGTCCGTCGAAAAGCGGGACGAGACCGACGACAAGATCACGGTCGAAGCGGCCGAGTCAATCAGACAGCACGGCGTGGGCGTCAAATGCGCGACGATTACCCCCGACGAGGCGCGGGTCGAGGAGTTCGGCCTCAAGAAGATGTGGAAATCGCCCAACGGCACCATCCGCAACATCCTTGGCGGCGTCGTTTTCCGCGAACCGATCGTAATGGACAACGTCCCGCGGATCATTCCGGGCTGGACCGACCCCATCGTTGTCGGCCGCCATGCCTTCGGCGACCAGTATAAGGCTACCGATTTCCTCGTCCCGGGCCCGGGCAAGCTTACGATGAAGTGGACTGGCGAGAACGGCGAAGAGCTGGATTACGAAGTTTTCGACTTCCCCAGCTCGGGCGTCGCCATGGGCATGTACAATCTCGACGAGTCCATCCGCGACTTCGCCCACGCCTGCTTCAACTACGGGCATAATCGCGGCTGGCCGGTCTACCTGTCCACCAAGAACACCATCCTCAAGGCCTACGACGGACGCTTCAAGGACATCTTCCAGGAGATTTACGAGAGCGATTACAAGGCCAAGTTCGAAGAAGCTGGGATCGAATACCAGCATCGCCTGATCGACGACATGGTCGCCTCCGCGCTCAAGTGGAGCGGCAAGTTCATCTGGGCGTGCAAGAATTACGATGGCGACGTCCAGTCGGACCAGGTCGCGCAGGGCTTCGGTTCGCTTGGCCTGATGACCTCCGTTCTGATGACTCCGGACGGCAAGACGGTCGAAGCCGAAGCCGCGCACGGAACCGTCACGCGCCATTATCGTATGCATCAGCAAGGCAAGGCGACGTCGACCAATCCGATCGCGTCCATCTTCGCCTGGGCCGAGGGGCTCAAGTATCGCGGCAAGTTCGACGAGACGCCGGACGTGGTGCGTTTTGCGGAAACGCTCGAAAAGGTCTGCGTCGACACGGTCGAAGGCGGGCAGATGACCAAGGACCTTGCGATCCTCGTCGGCCCCGAACAGCCGTGGCTGACGACGGAACAGTTCTTCGAAGCGATCCGCGCCAACCTTGAAAAGGCGATGGCCGCCTGGGCCTGA
- a CDS encoding bifunctional GNAT family N-acetyltransferase/carbon-nitrogen hydrolase family protein: MNNQKSKARLDIRQATVADTAAVADLVHRSYSDLPGYTEAEIRAQINNYPEGCFVAVLDDRIVGYCASLRIDEDVALHPHSWREITGGGVGSRHDPTGDWLYGYELCVDPKERGTRLGRRLYEERRELAERLGLSGIAFAGRMPNLAKNKRKVSGPKDYLEKVEQGKIHDPVLRFQLANGFTPVEILEDYIPSDSRSLGNAVLMIWRNPYVESDKPKSFRLPRGVESVRVATCQLQARAVKDFAEFINNIEYFVDIAADYRADFILFPELFTLSLLSFEEKNLTPMEAIEKLSTYTPRIRQALTDMALKYNINIIGGSHPTRADDGDIQNVAFICLRDGAVHEQEKIHPTPNERYWWNIKGGDSIDAIQTDCGPIGVLICYDSEFPELARRLADQGARILFVPFCTDNRQGYMRVRYCSHARAVENQCFVVLSGNVGNLPKVDNMDIQYAQSCILTPCDFPFARDGIAAEASENVETLTISDINLADLNWARAEGTVQTLTDRRFDLYDIKWAKPKGQTAPQTTGRAPLRTARAAVRRPAPPAPPHVPAGCRDR, from the coding sequence GTGAACAACCAGAAGTCCAAGGCAAGGCTCGATATCCGCCAGGCCACGGTCGCCGACACGGCGGCCGTCGCCGACTTGGTCCACCGCAGCTATTCCGACCTGCCCGGCTACACCGAGGCGGAGATCCGGGCGCAGATCAACAATTATCCCGAAGGCTGCTTCGTCGCGGTCCTCGACGACCGGATCGTCGGCTATTGCGCGTCGCTGCGTATCGATGAGGACGTCGCGCTGCATCCGCACAGCTGGCGCGAGATCACCGGCGGCGGCGTCGGATCGCGCCACGACCCCACGGGTGACTGGCTTTACGGGTACGAACTGTGCGTGGACCCGAAAGAGCGCGGGACCCGCCTCGGCCGCCGGCTGTACGAGGAACGTCGCGAACTGGCCGAACGGCTGGGATTGAGCGGCATTGCCTTTGCCGGACGGATGCCCAACCTCGCCAAGAACAAGCGTAAGGTGTCCGGGCCGAAAGATTATCTGGAGAAAGTCGAACAGGGGAAGATCCACGACCCCGTGCTCCGATTCCAGCTGGCCAACGGCTTCACGCCGGTGGAGATTCTCGAAGACTATATCCCGTCGGATTCACGGTCGCTCGGGAACGCCGTGCTGATGATCTGGCGCAACCCTTACGTCGAAAGCGACAAGCCCAAGTCCTTCCGCCTGCCGCGCGGCGTGGAAAGCGTTCGCGTCGCCACCTGCCAGTTGCAGGCGCGTGCCGTGAAGGACTTCGCGGAGTTCATCAATAATATAGAGTATTTCGTTGATATCGCTGCGGATTACCGCGCCGACTTCATTCTCTTCCCGGAGCTGTTCACGCTCTCGCTGCTGTCGTTCGAGGAGAAGAATCTGACGCCCATGGAGGCGATCGAGAAGCTTTCGACCTACACGCCACGGATCCGCCAGGCGCTGACCGACATGGCGTTGAAGTATAACATCAACATCATTGGCGGTTCGCACCCGACGCGTGCCGACGACGGCGATATCCAGAACGTCGCCTTCATCTGCCTTCGCGACGGCGCGGTGCATGAGCAGGAGAAGATCCACCCCACGCCCAACGAGCGCTACTGGTGGAACATCAAGGGCGGCGACAGCATCGACGCCATCCAGACCGATTGCGGCCCGATCGGCGTGCTGATCTGCTACGATAGCGAGTTCCCGGAGCTTGCGCGGCGCCTCGCCGACCAGGGTGCGCGTATCCTGTTCGTCCCCTTCTGCACCGACAATCGGCAGGGCTATATGCGCGTGCGCTATTGCAGCCACGCGCGGGCGGTCGAGAACCAGTGCTTCGTCGTCCTGTCCGGCAACGTCGGCAACCTGCCGAAAGTCGACAACATGGACATCCAATATGCGCAAAGCTGCATCCTGACGCCCTGCGACTTCCCCTTCGCCCGCGACGGCATCGCGGCCGAAGCAAGCGAGAATGTCGAGACGCTGACGATCAGCGACATCAACCTCGCCGATCTCAACTGGGCGCGAGCGGAAGGCACGGTGCAGACGCTGACCGATCGCCGCTTCGACCTTTACGATATCAAATGGGCCAAGCCGAAGGGCCAGACGGCACCGCAGACGACCGGCCGAGCACCGCTCCGCACGGCCCGGGCGGCGGTTAGGCGACCGGCGCCGCCGGCACCTCCACATGTTCCTGCCGGATGCCGTGACCGATGA
- a CDS encoding FAD-dependent monooxygenase — protein MPDLERALPDFDAVKLLSVSLDRLSCWYKPGLLAIGDAAHAMSPVGGIGINLAIQDAVCTANMLAPPIRDGKSVDGLLGRVQERRMLPTRIIQGAQRTVHERVLRPVIEGKAGFGERPPLIMRLFDRFPLLRRIPGYFIGHGIRQEHVEVPAAPVA, from the coding sequence ATGCCAGACCTGGAGCGGGCATTGCCCGACTTCGACGCCGTCAAGCTGCTGTCGGTCAGCCTCGACCGGCTGTCCTGCTGGTACAAACCGGGATTGCTGGCGATCGGCGATGCCGCCCACGCGATGAGCCCCGTCGGCGGGATCGGTATAAACCTCGCCATTCAGGACGCCGTCTGTACCGCCAACATGCTCGCGCCGCCGATCCGCGACGGCAAGTCGGTCGACGGTTTGCTCGGCCGTGTGCAGGAGCGGCGCATGCTGCCGACGCGCATCATTCAGGGTGCGCAACGGACGGTTCACGAGAGGGTGTTGAGGCCGGTGATCGAAGGGAAGGCCGGCTTTGGCGAGCGGCCGCCGCTGATCATGCGCCTGTTCGACCGTTTTCCGTTGCTGCGCCGGATCCCCGGCTATTTCATCGGTCACGGCATCCGGCAGGAACATGTGGAGGTGCCGGCGGCGCCGGTCGCCTAA
- a CDS encoding cation:proton antiporter, which translates to MHGSGDLGTSGFSDALVILGAAGIVIPAFARLRISPIIGFILVGALVGPAALGAMGNDYPWLNFITISNPESIEPFAELGVILLLFSIGLELSFRRLWTMRRLVFGVGAAELFGAAAIIGVALHLIGQGWQGAIGLGLALALSSTSLVIPLVGTRSAVGRSALGMLLFEDVAIVPIVFLLGAMAPHSAEAGLGALAQTLALGGLAAAGLLIGGRFVLPRLFAQAARTKSPELFLAACLLVVIVSSLITSAVGFSPVFGALIAGIVIAETEYRGEVEVMTAPIRGLGLGIFLITVGMTLNIRLIIGSWQEILLAVVGVLVVKAVVTATLLRLEGARPAVAAETGVLMASPSETTLIVLSAAAAAQLIRPETAAFWQIVTAIGLTITPLLAKLGRMAGRRVDREAPQRVSSALKEGGTGKVVVLGFGRVGQMVADMLTAHGKDYVAIDSDIDAVSAAASDGYAAIFGDVSHPELIERLQSGTPNAFILTMDNPVLVATLTHRLRDAFPDLPIIARARDTTHAARLYKAGATDAVPETVEASLQLAEAALVDLGVAMGPVIASIHQKRDELRGQIKLEADMEEAPRQLGRRRLRDAS; encoded by the coding sequence ATGCATGGCAGCGGCGATCTTGGCACTTCGGGCTTCAGCGACGCGCTGGTGATACTCGGCGCTGCCGGGATCGTCATTCCGGCCTTTGCCCGCCTGCGCATCAGCCCGATCATCGGCTTCATCCTCGTCGGCGCCCTCGTCGGGCCAGCGGCACTCGGAGCGATGGGCAACGATTATCCGTGGCTCAACTTCATTACAATCTCCAACCCGGAATCGATCGAGCCGTTCGCCGAATTGGGCGTCATCCTGCTGCTCTTTTCGATCGGCCTGGAATTATCCTTTCGCCGGTTGTGGACGATGCGGCGGCTCGTGTTCGGCGTCGGCGCCGCCGAATTGTTCGGCGCGGCGGCGATCATCGGCGTCGCCCTCCACCTGATCGGCCAAGGCTGGCAGGGCGCAATCGGACTCGGGCTCGCCCTCGCCCTCTCCTCCACCTCGCTGGTCATTCCGCTGGTCGGCACGCGCAGCGCAGTCGGGCGGTCGGCGCTCGGCATGTTGTTGTTCGAAGACGTGGCAATTGTCCCCATCGTCTTCCTGCTGGGCGCCATGGCCCCGCATTCCGCGGAGGCCGGGCTTGGCGCGCTGGCCCAGACACTGGCCCTCGGCGGGTTAGCCGCCGCCGGTCTGCTGATCGGCGGCCGCTTCGTCCTTCCCCGGCTGTTCGCCCAGGCGGCGCGCACCAAGAGCCCGGAGCTATTCCTGGCGGCCTGCCTCCTGGTGGTCATCGTCAGCAGCCTGATCACCTCCGCAGTCGGCTTTTCCCCGGTCTTCGGCGCACTTATCGCCGGCATCGTCATCGCGGAAACCGAATATCGCGGCGAAGTCGAAGTCATGACCGCGCCAATCCGCGGGCTCGGCCTGGGCATTTTCCTCATCACCGTTGGCATGACCCTCAACATCCGGCTGATCATCGGCAGCTGGCAGGAGATTCTTCTGGCAGTGGTCGGCGTGCTGGTGGTCAAGGCTGTGGTCACCGCCACCCTCTTGCGGCTCGAAGGCGCTCGGCCGGCGGTCGCGGCCGAGACCGGTGTATTGATGGCGTCGCCATCCGAAACCACCCTGATCGTCCTGTCCGCAGCCGCCGCGGCGCAACTAATCCGCCCGGAAACCGCCGCTTTCTGGCAAATCGTCACCGCGATCGGTCTGACCATCACACCATTGCTGGCCAAACTTGGGCGGATGGCCGGGCGCCGGGTCGACCGCGAAGCGCCGCAGCGCGTTTCCTCCGCGCTCAAGGAAGGCGGCACCGGCAAGGTGGTGGTGCTCGGTTTCGGCCGCGTCGGGCAGATGGTGGCGGATATGCTTACGGCACATGGTAAGGACTATGTCGCGATCGATTCCGACATCGACGCCGTCAGCGCCGCCGCCAGTGACGGTTATGCGGCGATCTTCGGCGACGTGTCCCACCCGGAACTGATCGAACGCTTGCAAAGCGGCACGCCCAACGCCTTCATCCTGACGATGGATAATCCGGTGCTGGTCGCCACGCTAACCCATCGCCTGCGCGACGCCTTTCCCGACCTGCCGATCATCGCCCGGGCGCGCGATACCACCCACGCGGCACGACTTTACAAGGCCGGTGCCACCGACGCAGTCCCGGAAACGGTCGAAGCCTCGTTGCAGCTGGCGGAGGCCGCGCTGGTCGACCTTGGCGTGGCAATGGGGCCGGTAATCGCCTCGATCCACCAGAAGCGCGACGAATTGCGCGGCCAGATCAAGCTGGAAGCGGACATGGAGGAAGCGCCGCGGCAGCTTGGCCGCCGCCGGCTGCGCGACGCCAGCTGA
- the lysM gene encoding peptidoglycan-binding protein LysM: MGFFDFFKKDKGKEVFKEDADAQARAEAIRKEIDRLGLPGDIKVAVEGSRVKVTGNVPDDATRQKLAVIVGNMRHIDSVDDSGLAGGDANAAQPKIHEVQSGETLSAIAKQYYGDPNAYNKIFEANKPMLKDPDEIYPGQVLIIPEDATASA; the protein is encoded by the coding sequence ATGGGATTTTTCGATTTCTTCAAGAAGGACAAGGGCAAGGAAGTCTTCAAGGAAGACGCCGACGCCCAGGCACGCGCCGAAGCCATCCGCAAGGAAATCGACCGGCTTGGCCTGCCCGGCGACATCAAGGTCGCGGTGGAAGGATCGCGGGTCAAGGTCACCGGCAACGTCCCGGACGACGCTACGCGCCAGAAGCTGGCGGTGATTGTCGGCAACATGCGTCATATCGATAGCGTCGACGACAGCGGCCTGGCCGGTGGCGATGCCAACGCCGCGCAGCCGAAGATCCATGAGGTGCAGAGCGGGGAGACGCTCTCGGCAATCGCCAAGCAATATTACGGCGATCCGAACGCCTACAACAAGATTTTTGAGGCCAATAAGCCGATGCTGAAGGACCCCGACGAAATCTATCCAGGCCAGGTCCTGATCATCCCCGAGGACGCGACCGCGAGCGCCTAG